The genomic stretch CCGTGGCAGGTGATGGAGATTGCTATGGTGAAGGTGGAAACCACCTCATTCATGCCATAAGGAGAAATATCAGCGTGAAGCTCTTTGTCCATGACAACCAGATATACGGACTTACCAAGGGCCAGGCTTCCCCTACAAGTATGGAGGGAATGGTCACTAAAAACCAACCCTTTGGTGTGCTGTCAGAACAATTGAACCCGATGGTGATGGCAATTGCCCTTGATTGCAGTTTTGTGGCAAGGGGTTATGCGGGGGATCAGGAGCATTTAAAAGGGTTGATAAAGGAAGCGGTCAACCATAAAGGGTTCTCCCTTGTAGATATTTTACAACCCTGCGTAACCTTCAACAAAGTAAACACCTATGCATGGTATGGACAGAGGGTTTATCATATAGAGCCAGACTATAATCCAGAAGACAGGGTACAGGCATTTCAAAGGGCACTTGAATGGGGAGAGCGGATACCCATAGGTGTTATTTACAAAAACAAACGCCCGACCTTCGAGGAGAGGATGCCTGTAATTAAAGTTAAGCCCCTGATACAACAGACAGTTTCGATAAAAGTGATGAAAAAGAAGTTGCTGAAAACAATGCAGGAATATTACTAAGTGCTCACGAGTTCACCAAGAGTGGGGCGCTATGTATCCAGTATTTACTCTTCTATGAATTCAAAGGCCCTGCCTTTTCTTTCGCTCTTTATCTGTTTTACCTCAAAATTTTCGTTCAGGCCA from Pseudomonadota bacterium encodes the following:
- a CDS encoding thiamine pyrophosphate-dependent enzyme — encoded protein: VAGDGDCYGEGGNHLIHAIRRNISVKLFVHDNQIYGLTKGQASPTSMEGMVTKNQPFGVLSEQLNPMVMAIALDCSFVARGYAGDQEHLKGLIKEAVNHKGFSLVDILQPCVTFNKVNTYAWYGQRVYHIEPDYNPEDRVQAFQRALEWGERIPIGVIYKNKRPTFEERMPVIKVKPLIQQTVSIKVMKKKLLKTMQEYY